The Solanum lycopersicum chromosome 8, SLM_r2.1 DNA segment TGATGACAACTTTGAAGGAGTACCAACTACCAGTAAGAGATTCATCACATTTTGGTGCACAAAGAGATGTGTTTATCAATAATGAAAGCAAGCAACAATTTGTTTCTGTGAGAATTGTTCCCCCTGAGAGATAGGCAGGTTGTACACTTGGAATGGATGAAATATCAATTTGGATTTTGTGAACCTGGTTCAGATTTGGGTGGTAAAGCAAGGTTCCCCCTTAACTAAAGCATGAGTGACTTCAATACTGAATAATTTCATCATTAGAGCAGGTTGAGATAGAACGATGCTTATTGTCAAAGAGGGTTCTTGGTGATCTTtaagaaagttgaattttttatgattgaCCAGGTTCATTAGTGCTTATGTTTGACCCAAACTCAGGAAATTAATGCATTGAAAAAGGATGGTACATACCTGAGTTTTACAGAGAAACCAGGTTCCCCCTTTTTTGTGTTTCTCCATGATTTACTTAATGGTGTTAGCAAAGAGTAGAGATAACATCCGCAGACTTTCTAAACATTGTTTGAGATGTGACTGGAGTGTGTATCTGTTATAGTACGGGGTTGAGTTAGCAGATATTCATTGTATAATTACTCAAGCGTAAGATTATTCTTTTACTAGCCAATTATTAAAGGAAATCATGATAATGCATCAACTTGTTTCGATAGGACCATGCTTTGACTGATTTTTCTCAAGTTCTTTATATTCAAGGCCTTCACGAGAATATCGCATCATCATATTCTCCCAGATCAAATGAATCTCAAGCTGATTCACAAAGAACCAACCCTTGTCGATTTTCAATACCTTCCAATGAATAACAAGGACTACGTTCACACAATGAAGTTCCCCTTAAAGGTGTACCATACTCTTACTGTCCCGATTGCTCTATTATTCCCAATCTCGAGAACCATAGTTTATTAGTAATTCATGTTGCAGTTGTATCAATGATTGTTAGATGTGACTCAGGTTCATATGCAGTGTTCCATAAATTTGCATCATCAAAGATGTTTGATATCATGTcactttcttcaaaaaaaaaatttctttcatttttctcatcctTTTCAAGGAATAAACTGCCtccttgaaaatcaaagagcGAGAGgaaattttctaccatttttaGCACCTGTTTGGAGCATGCACTATTCATGTACCAAGTTGGCATTTTCCCTCTCACCTTCACCTGAAACACTAGTCAAAGATTAGTCTTGGGAACTCAGATTAGCTTGGGCCCCTTTATGTGAGTAAAAGGATAAATAAGATTTCTTCTAGCCCATAAAGGCAAAGAAAACCTTTTATTTGGAGCATTTTTATTTCGAACCACGTTCTTAGCCGTATCagtcttttcctttttggtgaGCTTAACATTTTTCTGGAAAGCCTCAAATAAAGCTTTACATTGATTATTTAAATGACCTGAGTTTCCACAATGAGTGCATAAACTTTTAGACATGTGAATATTGTGTGACACAAGATTATTCTGTTTTTTAAAACCTATCCCACTTCAACTAGTGGTTTGCCTTTCTTGAATCTGAGTTAAAATTTCGGAGGACCTGGTCCATCTAAGATTTCGTTCCAGATCCAGTTTGGTATGATCAAGATTTTCTTGTAGCAACCTATTCCTTTCTGTTAAAGCTTGACAATTTATggttaacaattttattttttcctctagAGCTAATTGAAGTTAACTAGCAGAGTTTTTGCCCTTGTGACTTAACTCTGATATTTTAACctgttcttttaatttgttttgaagAAAGTGATTGTGTCTCTCAAGATTGTCATTGACTTCTCttaaagatgcatatttttccATCATTTGTCTACTTTCAGAATTGATTGACTGATATGCATCTATAAGAGTACTCAATAAGGACTCTAGTTCCTTTTTAgaatatgattcaatatttactttgatgtgATGAAAACTTACCTTGCTTTGTTTGTCATTTTGTTCATCATCTTCAGAATCTGTTTTAGCAATGAGtgcaagaaaatcatatttatttgattgttctattgcAAGTAGTGACTGATTCTCGAATCTTCCATCCTCAAATTCTTCTTCTGATAAATCCCCCATAGAGGCGAAAGCTCTTTTCATTGAAAGATCCGCTTCTTGATTGGTCATTCTTCTGTTTGTGGGAATGTACTTATCATTCTTgatttccttctctttttccAAACTATTCCTCTTTTTCTCTAGAGCTTTTAATGGACAAAACTTGACAAAGTGATCCAGACTTCACACTTATGACATACTTGATCTATTGGGTTTTCAGTGATttttttagatatgtttgtCCCTTTTTTAACATTCTTGAGAACCTTTTGGTCATTAACGCAATGTTTTCTCCTCAAAATTTTCTGGTGTTGTGCCTGTAAGAACCAggttcttctcttttcttttgcctctaatttccttttcttgttttttattgAGTTCATAGGCCATGAGATTTCCAATGAGCTCATTCATAGCTAACTTATCTAGATCACGAGCTTCAGTAATGGCTTCTACTTTGCTTTCCTAAGATTCTGGAAGAACACTCAAAAGTTTTCTGACTGCTTTCCCATTGAGAATTATTTCACCTAGTGAGTAGATTTCATTAATGATAGCAGTGAACCTAGTATGCATCTCTTGGATTGTTTCACTTTCTGTCATTCGAAACAGTTCGTATTGTCTGTTCAAGTTATCTATTTTAGACCTTTTTACCTGAGTTGTTCCTTCATGTGCAGTTTGCAAAGTTTCCCATATTGCTTTTGCATCTTGACATGATGATATTCGATTGTATTCATCTAGACCTATTCCGCATATCAAGATCTTTTTTGCTTTAGCATTGTTCTGAATTACAAGTTTATCTgcaaaattccattctttcctaTCTTTTGGTACTTGAGTGGTTCCATCAATTCCATTCTTCATGGGTATGGTTGGACCGTCCAACATGACTCCCCATAGGTCTCGATTTTCTCCTAGTAAATGATCCATCGTGCGATTCTTTCACCATCCATAATACTTTCCATTAAACAATGGTGGTCGAGTTTGAGAAGCTCCTTCTTGTGGTGTAGGTGGTGCAGCCATTGATCCTTTTCAAGATGTTAGtcttttaatgaaaagacctactctgataccaattgaagaaaccttacccctagaacaagaaccaggttcttgtaattttgtcgtaacacaataaaacaaagatttatcgtggaaaccttcctaactcaaggaagggaaaaaCCACACCGAAGTTTTctattaattcaagatttacaaCTCAGTTAATCAATGAATCTAACTCTAAACTTCTACCATTTTCGATTAACTATAATCGAAAACTCTCCACTCAATAAGAAGTCAAACTCGCTTCTTGTTTACAAAAGCTCTCAACTCTTCTTAACTCTAACcacccaagaagtcaaacccacttcttgtttaTAATTCTCACAACCTCTGTCCCAAGAAGttaaacccacttcttgttacaattctctcaagactcaactcccaagaagtcaaacctACTTCTTGTTACAAATCTAGGaattattacaactcaataataaacctAGAACAAATCAACAAAGACTAATAACCCTAGACTTTAATTGATCAAACTTCAATATCTAATAGTTCTGAGTAGAACAGGTTTCGTGAACCTGGTCCTTATTTTGCTGTGATGAAGGTGAATCTTGTCCTTGCGTTTCTGTGACGAAGGCCTGCGTTTTTTCTCCAGAAAATACTGCTCTCCAGATGATATATTTTGTGAATATGCAATGACTATTGTTTTGGCTTTGCTACTAAATTCTCTCGATTTGTGTTTTTGCacatatgtttttttcttcaatttcttgaTCCTTTTATAGATTTGATTTGCCTTCAACTTCTACAAGGAAAGGAATTACAAatccttttccttcttgaacttgtctatatttacttctttccttatttgacttgaattgtaatttctttatttcttcccttctttgacttgaattgctacttctttatttttttccttgtttgacttgaattgttatatttttttatttctttctttctttatttatttccatgtttgtttccttctttataattttgcactttttcttttttgtctcAATACTTTTACTTTTTTACCGCAATCTGTCATAATTGTACACATATGACACCATGTCTTCACTTTATCAATCATCACATTCTCTCATAATTGTACACATACTACACCATGCCTTCACtttatcaatcatcaaaactactttAATTGTTCTCCTACTTCCCAACAACAtcaattatttcatttcaaagTAATTTGTTTTATCAATAGAAAAGAGGcaacaaaaatatttgatgCAACTTGTGCAACCACAGTCAATTTCATACTCAAGAAACAGAGCAACACAATACTTTCTACAATCTACGGTGAAGTGaaaacttaattcaaacatacAACAGTCAAACATCAATAAGATGTACagctaaaaaagaaaatcttaaactCAAAGAAAAAGTAAGCAAAGGTTAAAGTGAGGCTGTGATTTTTGCTCGCAGTCAACCATTAATAAGATAACTAACAATCTGAAAGAATATAGAACAGAACAAAAACAGAGAATAAACACTATAAAGGTAGAAGAAAGTAGAATTAAGGTTTACAGTGAAGTTTATGAAAGAAGAATGGAGGTAAGAAGTCACGCTTGAACATTTTTATGGGTTATTCTACAATAAGTAGAAAAGTTCTCCTCTTTGAAAATAGAACTGTAACTTGTGTGCTAAACATGACTCTAACCAGGTGGATATTCAAGCAAATGGTCATGTCTTCTCAATATTTAAGCATTTCGGCCAATCTCACTAATTCTAACTAGCAAGAAGTAAACAGTGTTGTGCATGAATCATGATCGAGTTGTTCAAGATAGAATATAAgcagaacaaaaaaaaactaatcttGATTATTACAGCCATCAAATGGACGATTGATTAGTTGATGAGCAACCCTATGTTCAGGTGAACCAACAATGAATCTTAGCATATTAGGATCAAGTGTTATTCCTGGATTTAGACGCTGAAGTTGTGCAATGATGTTCACTGTAACATCTCTTTTCATTGTATCTTTTTGCGCATTGAATTTTTATTGCATTCTTTGTTGCATCCTCTCTTCCAGTTCCTTGATTTTTTCCTGCATCATTTCATCATCAACAGTTTGTGAAGAGGGACCAGAACCTCCCCGTTTGTGTTTCAAAAGAGTCTTGGTTACTCCACGTCGATATAATCTTACTCGACCACGATGATCTTTCCCCGTGACTCAACAGATTAAGTAACATCTTCACTTTGTTGACATTCTATCCTCTCCATTTCAGCCTACATATCAGGTTCAAGAGAAGAGAGTTCattaaattgaatcaatcatatatataaggACAAAAATTTCATGTAGATCAACATAGAATAAGAAAATTTCATACTATTTTGGCAACAGTATCTTCATATGAGTCCTTGCATACTCGAtcaaatttcctttttctaGTAGCCACAAATAAGTCCTTACTTGACAAGGCATCAAGAGTTTCCATCTGTTTTTCGTAGTTATATGCAAGTCACCATTAAAATCTTCCTAAAAAAAAGTGAACAATGCCATAGTAATTATACAAGAAAACATCAAACCTCGCGAAATTATAGCAAAACTTGTCTTGCCAATAGTATGTGGATACCTAACCTTTTCTCGATTCTCTTTATTGGTGTGGGATGTCTCCTACAGATAAATAAATTCATGATTTCAAACAGATACTAGTagtaatggagaaaaaaataattctcagatattcaagatttatttatCACCTTTGTTTCATCAGAGTTCCAATATGAAAGTATTTCCTTAAATGCAGATTCTGAAACAAATTTAGGCCTATTTGCCATTCAAGTTGCATCATCGGCATATGTGTTTTCTTCAACCTACACTTATACCCTCTCCAAGCAAGTTTAGTTGCTCCCGAATTCCAATATTTTCCAACTTCGGGAATGTCATTTTTTTCCTACAATTTAATCCAATTACATCAGcacaagaaaaatgaaatattttcaatcaaataaTGAAACAGTGAGAACATCAAACCTTGATATAGTTTCACATATCATCATGTGTCTTCAACTTCTTCCAATTAAATCCATTTAGAGGACAAAATGTTCACTTTCTTGCCAATGTTCCAAGAAAGCTGCCCAATTCACTTACCACTTCTTTAGTAGGATCAATGGGCTGGTTTAACTCATTTAGCAGGATTAGTTTACGCTCACTCCGTCCATGTACAACCTGCATTTGTGTGCCacctctttttttgttttgtttaggGTAGAGTCTACAATAATATGAATAGAGCTTCATAGTTATTCAGACAACTTTTGGAAGTACTAGAAAGTTCTGACTTTGTTGCACTTGTTCATCTGCTACTTGTGATACGGGAGTGGTAGAATTGGGCAACAGGTGCTACACTTTCTCATGTACTGTAGGAAATGAAGAATTCAAAGACACCTGTTGCACTTGGTCCGACACTTGAGATTCATGTAGACTGTTTTTCGAGTTCAGTTTGTTCTTGTGATACTTTTCCTTTGACTTCACAACTTTAACGGCTGAAATACACTCTGAGTTCTGTTTATGCTTGTGATTTGATACCTTTTTATTTCGCAAAGAAGCAAGTGATCCAGCTGAAACATAATTTAAAGTATCTTAACTTTCTGGCGTTTTGTCACACACGTTTCTTGATTCATGACTGTTTGTCTCTGCAATTTcagaaaattgaatataaaattggTTAGAAGAAAGAATTCAACACTTTTGCACTTAACAAACCTCATGAATAAAACCAACCTCAATGTCGTCACacataacaaaaacaataaaatagcacaatagaaatgaaaaaaagaggATCACTTAATAATTTAATCATCTTCCTCCATCCAATCCCAATCTGTTTCATCTCTTCTGATGTTTCTACAACTGTATCTTCTTAATGTTGTGCATTACATGTAATATCAACGGCCACATCCTCTCT contains these protein-coding regions:
- the LOC138338044 gene encoding uncharacterized protein, whose translation is MDHLLGENRDLWGVMLDGPTIPMKNGIDGTTQVPKDRKEWNFADKLVIQNNAKAKKILICGIGLDEYNRISSCQDAKAIWETLQTAHEGTTQESKVEAITEARDLDKLAMNELIGNLMAYELNKKQEKEIRGKRKEKNLVLTGTTPENFEEKTLR